One Amaranthus tricolor cultivar Red isolate AtriRed21 chromosome 10, ASM2621246v1, whole genome shotgun sequence genomic window carries:
- the LOC130825818 gene encoding uncharacterized protein LOC130825818, whose translation MKQEILDYSLVPSGLLVMVCYHIWLFHKIIKQPTKTIVGIHAINRRYWVQAMMEDNKNGVLAVQTLRNNIMASTLLASTAIMLSSVIAVLMTSHSSGHMFGLVLGDSSQMGFSIKFFSILVCFLLAFLLNVQSIRYYSHASILVNVPFKNISSPYLTPHYVARIVNRGGYFWSLGLRAFYFSFPLFLWIFGPIPMFGSCIALVVLFFFLDFTVDFKVVSDDVDDCVLPCSRHDEQTK comes from the exons ATGAAGCAAGAAATTCTGGATTATTCGTTGGTACCTTCGGGTTTATTGGTAATGGTGTGTTACCATATTTggctttttcataaaattattaaacaaCCCACTAAAACAATAGTTGGTATTCATGCAATTAATCGACGTTATTGGGTTCAAGCTATGATGGAG GACAATAAGAATGGAGTATTAGCAGTACAAACACTAAGGAACAACATAATGGCATCAACTTTATTAGCTTCCACAGCCATCATGCTCAGCTCAGTGATCGCGGTCTTAATGACTAGCCATAGTAGTGGCCATATGTTCGGGTTAGTCTTGGGTGATTCAAGCCAAATGGGATTCTCCATCAAGTTTTTCAGCATCTTGGTTTGCTTTCTTTTAGCATTCTTGCTAAATGTGCAATCAATTAGGTATTATAGTCATGCTAGTATCCTAGTCAATGTGcccttcaagaacatttcttCCCCTTACTTGACACCACATTATGTAGCTAGGATTGTTAACCGGGGTGGCTACTTTTGGTCGCTTGGTTTGCGAGCTTTCTACTTCTCTTTCCCGCTCTTCCTTTGGATCTTTGGTCCTATTCCTATGTTCGGAAGTTGCATTGCTTTGGttgtcttgttcttcttcttggATTTCACCGTTGATTTTAAGGTTGTAAGTGATGATGTCGATGATTGTGTTTTGCCATGTAGTCGTCATGATGAACAAACTAAGTAG